In Streptomyces sp. NBC_00448, the following are encoded in one genomic region:
- a CDS encoding RHS repeat-associated core domain-containing protein, which produces MSSLDAEFGGDAASRSRLVELPSCALTTPGSPECARQTPVESHYDPATHRLVADVVVPAGSGTTAGSSAPASENVVLTADTTPAGGGGTYAATSLNPSSGWTSGSSNGGFTYSYPIQVPPSIGGGTPAVALSYDSSSVDGLTSSTNAQASWIGDGWDYSPGYIERSYKSCDKDGIAGSSDVCWGGYNATILLGGESSQLVRDDKTGTWRLRDDNGSKVEFLTGASNGTSNGEYVKVSTSSGAAYYFGLNHLPGGDQSDPATNSAWTEPVYSPNSGDPCYDKTKGDASWCQMAWRLNLDYAVDAHGNLTTYTYQAETNYYERGAGQNNGNGAPTSYVRGGTLKTIDYGQRLADQVAAKGALMPADRVAFTPAPEGRCSVAGGFTCLGATLGASNAAHWPDVPYDENCDKGSTTCKNYGVEFWTTTRLQTITTQVASAGKWKDVDSYQLNQSFPDPYDGNKPSMWLDSIERTGKDGATDQQMPKVSFEWQELPNRVDGTNLIPAPTIFNRPRMKTITTETGEQIQVVFRPAACSRISGKMPASAATDTMPCYNVKWYPPGRDEAEGPESDWFNRYQVDSVTENDKVADSPAVVTHYDYGPAAWHYDDSELTDSATRTWSDFRGYAYVTATTGSGQDGPESQTKTVYYLGMEGDRNASGGSRSVSLTDSLGDHVTDSDWLAGQTLETDTYDKAGGSIATYQVNTSSQPVTTATHARGSDLPDLVARYDSTASVQTTRGLKADGTWRTATTTTRTDPSHGNLAVSVDAKADGEPEQCTLTSYATSANPLLTTLVDEKKVISGTGACTATATKDNTVSDSRSLYDAKGFGSAAASGNISSAQELDHYDDSGTPVYVTTSATTYDDYGRVVSATDPNATDTQHPHGATTTTEYDAAHTGELPTTITVKSPAPGSTTDWQAITTMDPARGLPLTSKDINGNTATEEYDPLGRLVKVWAPGRTTADHPNITYTYAVNGTDAPSAVTTSTLSVDAGARYTQSVQIFDGFGRPRQTQATPGISAYHGRVLTDTLYDSHGRPLETHSPYYDDSAPPGSTLFAVDDDEVPGETATIYDGQDRSVASVFSAYAQEQWRTATAYPGVDETDTTPPAGGTPTTVITDAAGRTTQAWQYKTSTATGKSSDADVTTYTYTPAGNPDTQTDSTTKDTWSYRYDQRGRPTSQTDPDMGTTTKSYDADGRLAATTDARKITLSYDYDLLGRQTAEYSTTAPSTTKVPEATWTYDTAPGGKGQPAESNSYTGGDTAHPYSSTVLGYDIGGRSTGTSVTIPSTEGKLAGTYKTQAIYDPITGNVSATHTDARGDLPAETLNYSYDVNGALLSYGSTATEYDLSTDYDAFGRPVRTTVNPWGTEIVATDNYDQSTGNLLSSYLDKQSAGTGAVQQITYTRDPAGKLTAIQNIADNTPSLTDLQCFSYDYLGRLTTAWTDNGGVSTEPQPKVSGLGSCKNNSPTSGAATGKTTVGGPAPYWTSYSYDETGNRTGQVQHDISGDTAKDISTTQAFAIGRQNTPTTAANSGGGTGGPHALLSTTSTGPGNPGTSAFQYDAVGDTTAVTDTSGTTTLTWDTEGRLASDTKTGTSGGTTYVYDADGNQLLRHDPGKTTLNLGDDELVLDTATGSVTDTRTYSLPNGLTAVVQAGSRTWQVADDQGTATLALDATTLTESRRPADPFGVPRGTQPTSWAGDHGFVGGTKDDATGLTNLGAREYQPLTGRFLDPDPLLDPSDPQQWNGYAYGANDPVNQSDPTGQRSECGQNGDAPCNPASTSATGGSSGKSWPCNIASVCAPAAKCDRTCLDMGKSDPLTKSGYTEIYPNVVIRNDTKDFSRFRAEFYKMIQQDCIDGSYNCYDPTAHLGEPPAAAQVMGWLARLEQIEYLVKVDLKIPTLADVVEDILATKAVETVAKMLGPDAGISDIEEAQANLGRDEAETLAGKEGEGCVTVNSFPGETKVLSADGNSERIDHVKVGDKVVATNPLTGKTQPEKVTAVIKTLTDTDFTDVGIANHTITSTQHHPYWDVALHRWANAADLHPGDLLRLPDGTTTRIHTVRNYTGHTVTL; this is translated from the coding sequence GTGAGCAGTCTCGATGCCGAGTTCGGCGGTGACGCGGCGTCCCGGTCCCGGTTGGTCGAACTGCCGTCGTGCGCCTTGACCACTCCGGGTTCACCTGAGTGCGCCCGGCAGACACCCGTCGAGTCGCACTACGACCCGGCGACGCACCGCCTGGTCGCTGATGTGGTGGTACCGGCAGGCAGCGGTACCACAGCCGGTTCCAGTGCCCCAGCGTCCGAGAACGTCGTGCTCACCGCCGACACCACGCCGGCCGGCGGCGGAGGTACTTACGCGGCGACCAGTCTGAACCCGAGCAGCGGTTGGACCTCGGGCTCCAGCAACGGCGGCTTCACGTACAGCTATCCGATCCAGGTGCCGCCCTCGATCGGCGGCGGCACGCCCGCGGTGGCGCTGTCGTACGACTCCTCGTCCGTGGACGGTCTGACGTCGTCCACGAACGCGCAGGCTTCCTGGATCGGTGACGGGTGGGACTACAGCCCCGGATACATCGAGCGTTCCTACAAGTCCTGTGACAAGGACGGCATCGCCGGGTCGAGCGATGTGTGCTGGGGCGGCTACAACGCGACCATCCTCCTCGGTGGCGAGTCGAGCCAACTGGTGCGCGACGACAAAACGGGAACCTGGCGGCTACGGGACGACAACGGTTCGAAGGTGGAGTTCCTCACCGGGGCGTCCAATGGCACCTCGAACGGCGAGTACGTCAAGGTGAGCACGTCCTCCGGGGCTGCCTACTACTTCGGCCTGAACCACCTGCCCGGCGGCGATCAGAGCGACCCGGCGACCAACTCCGCCTGGACCGAGCCGGTCTACTCGCCCAATTCCGGCGACCCCTGCTACGACAAGACCAAGGGTGACGCGTCCTGGTGCCAGATGGCCTGGCGCCTGAACCTGGACTATGCCGTCGATGCCCACGGGAATCTCACCACGTACACCTACCAGGCGGAGACCAACTACTACGAGCGCGGCGCCGGCCAGAACAACGGTAACGGGGCTCCCACCTCCTACGTCCGGGGCGGCACGCTCAAGACGATCGACTATGGCCAGCGGCTGGCGGACCAGGTGGCCGCGAAGGGCGCGCTGATGCCCGCCGACCGAGTGGCTTTCACACCTGCTCCGGAGGGTCGCTGCTCTGTCGCCGGCGGTTTCACCTGTCTGGGCGCCACCCTGGGCGCCTCCAACGCGGCCCACTGGCCGGACGTCCCGTACGACGAGAACTGCGACAAGGGCTCCACCACCTGCAAGAACTACGGAGTGGAGTTCTGGACCACCACCAGGCTGCAGACGATCACGACCCAGGTCGCTTCCGCAGGCAAGTGGAAGGACGTCGACAGCTACCAGCTCAACCAGAGTTTTCCGGACCCGTACGACGGCAACAAGCCGTCGATGTGGCTCGATTCCATCGAGCGAACCGGGAAGGACGGCGCGACGGACCAGCAGATGCCGAAGGTCAGTTTCGAGTGGCAGGAACTGCCCAACCGCGTCGACGGAACAAACCTCATACCCGCGCCCACCATCTTCAACCGCCCGCGCATGAAGACCATCACGACCGAGACCGGCGAGCAGATCCAGGTCGTCTTCAGGCCGGCGGCCTGCTCCAGGATCAGCGGCAAGATGCCTGCCAGCGCGGCCACCGACACCATGCCCTGCTACAACGTGAAATGGTATCCGCCGGGTCGGGACGAGGCCGAAGGCCCCGAGTCGGACTGGTTCAACCGCTACCAGGTCGACTCCGTCACCGAGAACGACAAGGTGGCCGATTCGCCGGCAGTGGTCACCCACTACGACTACGGCCCGGCCGCGTGGCACTACGACGACAGCGAGCTGACCGACTCCGCAACGCGCACCTGGAGTGACTTCCGAGGCTACGCCTACGTCACGGCCACGACCGGTTCCGGGCAGGACGGTCCCGAGTCGCAGACGAAGACCGTGTATTACCTCGGCATGGAAGGCGACCGGAACGCTTCCGGGGGCAGCCGATCGGTGTCGCTCACCGACTCGCTCGGAGACCACGTCACGGACTCCGACTGGCTGGCCGGCCAGACTCTGGAGACCGACACCTACGACAAGGCAGGCGGCAGCATCGCCACCTACCAGGTCAACACCAGCTCTCAACCTGTCACCACCGCCACACACGCGCGGGGTTCAGACCTGCCCGACCTCGTCGCCCGATACGACTCCACCGCGTCGGTCCAGACCACCAGGGGCCTCAAGGCTGACGGCACCTGGCGTACCGCGACGACGACGACCCGGACCGACCCCAGTCACGGCAACCTCGCTGTCAGCGTCGACGCCAAGGCCGACGGCGAACCGGAGCAGTGCACCCTCACCTCATACGCCACCTCCGCGAACCCTCTGCTGACCACTCTGGTGGACGAGAAGAAGGTCATCTCCGGCACCGGTGCGTGCACGGCTACGGCCACCAAGGACAACACGGTCAGCGACTCACGCAGCTTGTACGACGCGAAAGGCTTCGGGTCGGCCGCGGCGAGCGGCAACATCTCCTCGGCACAGGAGTTGGACCACTACGACGACTCGGGCACACCCGTGTACGTCACCACGTCGGCCACCACCTACGACGACTACGGCCGCGTCGTCTCGGCCACGGACCCGAACGCGACTGACACGCAGCACCCGCACGGAGCCACGACCACGACGGAGTACGACGCCGCGCACACCGGTGAACTGCCCACCACGATCACGGTGAAGAGCCCAGCCCCGGGGAGCACCACCGACTGGCAGGCCATCACCACCATGGACCCCGCGCGGGGCCTGCCGTTGACCTCCAAGGACATCAACGGAAACACGGCAACCGAGGAGTACGACCCCCTCGGCCGCCTGGTCAAGGTCTGGGCTCCCGGACGGACCACGGCCGACCACCCCAACATCACCTACACCTACGCGGTGAACGGTACCGACGCCCCCTCTGCCGTCACGACCTCCACGCTCTCCGTGGATGCCGGAGCGAGATACACGCAGTCCGTTCAGATCTTCGACGGTTTCGGACGTCCCCGTCAGACCCAGGCGACCCCGGGCATCTCCGCCTACCACGGCCGAGTACTCACCGATACCCTCTACGACTCCCACGGCCGGCCCTTGGAGACCCACTCTCCCTACTACGACGACTCCGCCCCGCCCGGTAGCACGTTGTTCGCCGTCGACGACGACGAAGTGCCGGGTGAGACCGCCACGATCTACGACGGCCAGGACCGTTCCGTCGCCTCGGTGTTCTCCGCGTACGCGCAGGAGCAGTGGCGTACCGCGACCGCCTACCCGGGCGTGGACGAGACCGACACCACTCCTCCCGCAGGTGGGACGCCGACCACGGTCATCACGGATGCCGCGGGCCGGACCACCCAGGCGTGGCAGTACAAGACCTCCACGGCCACCGGCAAGTCATCCGACGCCGACGTCACCACCTACACCTACACCCCGGCCGGCAACCCCGACACGCAGACCGACTCCACCACCAAGGACACCTGGTCCTACCGGTACGACCAGCGCGGCCGCCCGACGAGCCAGACCGACCCCGACATGGGCACCACCACCAAGAGTTACGACGCCGACGGGCGACTCGCCGCCACCACCGACGCCCGCAAGATCACGCTGTCCTACGACTACGACCTCCTCGGACGCCAGACGGCTGAGTACAGCACCACCGCGCCGTCGACCACGAAGGTCCCGGAAGCCACCTGGACGTACGACACGGCCCCTGGCGGTAAGGGGCAGCCGGCCGAGTCCAACAGCTACACCGGTGGGGACACCGCACACCCGTATTCCAGCACGGTGCTCGGGTACGACATCGGCGGGCGCTCCACGGGGACTTCGGTCACCATCCCCTCGACAGAGGGAAAGCTCGCCGGCACCTACAAGACACAGGCCATCTACGACCCGATCACCGGCAACGTCTCGGCGACCCACACGGACGCCCGTGGCGACCTGCCTGCCGAGACCCTCAACTACAGCTACGACGTCAACGGCGCCCTGCTCAGCTACGGTTCGACCGCCACCGAGTACGACCTGTCCACGGACTACGACGCGTTCGGCCGACCGGTGCGCACCACGGTCAACCCGTGGGGCACCGAGATCGTGGCCACCGATAACTACGATCAGTCCACCGGCAACCTGCTCTCCTCCTATCTGGACAAGCAGTCCGCGGGTACCGGTGCGGTCCAGCAGATCACCTACACCCGGGACCCGGCCGGGAAGCTGACCGCGATCCAGAACATCGCGGACAACACCCCGTCCCTGACCGATCTGCAGTGCTTCAGCTACGACTACCTCGGCCGGCTGACCACCGCGTGGACCGACAACGGCGGGGTATCCACCGAGCCCCAGCCGAAGGTCTCGGGTCTGGGAAGCTGCAAGAACAACTCGCCTACCAGCGGCGCGGCGACGGGCAAGACCACGGTCGGCGGCCCCGCGCCCTACTGGACCTCGTACTCCTATGATGAGACCGGAAACCGCACGGGTCAGGTCCAGCACGACATCTCGGGCGACACCGCCAAAGACATCTCCACCACTCAGGCCTTCGCCATCGGACGGCAGAACACCCCGACCACGGCAGCGAACAGCGGCGGCGGTACCGGCGGACCCCACGCCCTGCTGTCCACCACCAGCACCGGGCCGGGGAACCCGGGCACGTCGGCCTTCCAGTACGACGCCGTCGGTGACACGACGGCGGTCACTGACACCTCCGGAACCACCACACTTACCTGGGACACAGAGGGTCGACTCGCCTCCGACACCAAGACCGGCACGAGCGGCGGGACGACGTACGTCTACGACGCCGACGGCAACCAACTGCTCCGTCACGACCCGGGAAAGACCACCCTCAACCTCGGCGACGACGAACTGGTCCTCGACACCGCTACCGGCTCCGTCACCGACACCCGTACATACAGTCTCCCGAACGGCCTGACCGCCGTGGTGCAAGCCGGTTCGCGCACCTGGCAGGTTGCCGATGACCAAGGCACAGCGACGCTCGCGCTGGATGCCACCACGCTGACCGAATCGCGCCGCCCCGCCGACCCCTTCGGTGTGCCGCGCGGTACACAGCCCACCAGTTGGGCCGGCGACCACGGGTTCGTCGGCGGCACCAAGGACGACGCCACCGGTCTGACGAACCTCGGTGCCCGGGAATACCAGCCGCTGACCGGCCGGTTCCTCGACCCCGACCCGCTACTGGACCCATCCGATCCCCAGCAGTGGAACGGCTACGCCTACGGCGCGAACGATCCCGTCAACCAGAGCGACCCCACAGGTCAGCGCTCGGAGTGCGGCCAGAACGGCGACGCCCCCTGCAACCCGGCCTCCACCTCTGCCACGGGCGGCAGCTCCGGAAAGTCTTGGCCCTGCAACATCGCCAGTGTGTGCGCGCCTGCGGCGAAGTGTGACCGCACCTGCCTCGACATGGGAAAGTCGGACCCTCTCACGAAGAGCGGGTACACGGAGATCTACCCGAACGTCGTGATCCGCAACGACACCAAGGACTTCTCCCGCTTCCGCGCCGAGTTCTACAAGATGATCCAGCAGGACTGCATCGACGGCAGTTACAACTGCTACGACCCCACCGCCCACCTAGGCGAACCGCCGGCGGCGGCCCAGGTGATGGGCTGGCTTGCACGGTTGGAACAGATCGAATACCTCGTCAAAGTCGATCTGAAGATCCCCACGCTTGCCGATGTCGTGGAGGATATTCTCGCGACCAAGGCCGTCGAAACGGTGGCGAAGATGCTCGGCCCCGATGCCGGCATTTCTGATATCGAGGAGGCGCAGGCGAATCTCGGCCGTGACGAGGCCGAGACGCTAGCGGGTAAGGAGGGTGAGGGCTGTGTAACTGTCAACAGTTTCCCGGGCGAGACCAAGGTGCTGTCGGCCGACGGGAACAGCGAGCGGATCGACCACGTCAAGGTCGGCGACAAGGTCGTCGCCACGAACCCGCTCACCGGGAAGACACAGCCTGAAAAGGTCACAGCGGTCATCAAGACCCTCACCGACACCGACTTCACCGATGTCGGCATCGCCAACCACACCATCACCTCGACGCAGCACCACCCCTACTGGGACGTCGCCCTCCACCGCTGGGCCAACGCCGCCGACCTCCACCCCGGCGACCTCCTCCGCCTCCCGGACGGCACCACCACCCGAATCCACACGGTCCGCAACTACACCGGCCACACGGTCACCCTATAA
- a CDS encoding ribonuclease domain-containing protein, whose amino-acid sequence MTHQGGRRGRPAGEYGNGNGQLPDRPLGYYTESDVWPSGRGTGNRGAERLVFGRKGEVYYTSNHYDNFIRLR is encoded by the coding sequence ATGACGCATCAGGGCGGCAGGAGAGGTCGACCGGCCGGAGAGTACGGCAACGGAAATGGGCAGCTTCCAGATAGACCGCTCGGCTACTACACGGAGAGCGATGTTTGGCCTTCCGGTAGAGGGACGGGAAATCGAGGGGCGGAGCGTCTCGTATTCGGGCGAAAGGGTGAGGTGTACTACACCTCCAATCACTACGACAATTTCATCCGGCTTCGATGA
- a CDS encoding barstar family protein, translating to MSAPPYLLPETGRDAVGRRIEGQGFQVRCVDASRFQSERDASLAVGRELDFPGYFRGGWDGFFDLLSAEFQEKPRRLIVGLLNSDVLAGRDLRLFVNTSWHLQNATETIESEGGGEWQLEFFYWGSWRPEGE from the coding sequence ATGTCTGCCCCACCCTATCTGCTTCCAGAGACTGGCCGAGACGCGGTCGGACGTCGCATAGAGGGCCAGGGGTTCCAGGTCCGATGCGTCGATGCCTCACGCTTCCAATCGGAGCGTGACGCCTCTCTAGCTGTTGGGCGAGAGCTTGACTTCCCGGGCTACTTTCGTGGCGGCTGGGATGGGTTCTTCGACTTGCTGTCTGCCGAGTTCCAGGAGAAGCCGCGCCGATTGATCGTGGGGCTTCTGAACTCGGATGTTCTTGCAGGTCGGGATTTGCGCCTGTTCGTCAATACGTCGTGGCATCTTCAGAACGCGACAGAAACGATCGAGTCTGAAGGTGGCGGTGAGTGGCAGCTGGAATTCTTCTACTGGGGGTCTTGGCGCCCGGAGGGGGAGTGA
- a CDS encoding cupin domain-containing protein — protein MTDPTNPATSGHAAVNLAAKLASFDELWAQRTVADVNDYEVKLAKLHGEFVWHRHDDTDELFFVISGRLTIQLRDGDVVLGPGELFVVPKGAEHCPRADEETAVLLLEPAGTSNTGSAPGPRTKLPLRL, from the coding sequence ATGACCGACCCCACCAACCCTGCCACGTCCGGGCACGCAGCCGTGAACCTCGCGGCCAAGCTCGCTTCGTTCGACGAGCTGTGGGCGCAGCGGACCGTCGCCGACGTCAACGACTACGAGGTGAAGCTCGCGAAGCTGCACGGCGAGTTCGTCTGGCATCGCCACGACGACACCGACGAGCTGTTTTTCGTGATCAGCGGCCGGCTGACCATCCAGCTGCGCGACGGCGACGTGGTCCTCGGGCCCGGCGAGCTGTTCGTCGTGCCCAAGGGCGCGGAGCACTGCCCCCGCGCCGACGAGGAGACCGCCGTCCTCCTCCTCGAACCCGCGGGCACCTCCAACACGGGCAGCGCCCCCGGCCCCCGCACGAAGCTCCCGCTCCGGCTCTGA
- a CDS encoding helix-turn-helix domain-containing protein produces the protein MDGPEIHQVDAWRPGVPGITEVLHAHFTDHAYPVHTHTTWDLMLLDDGVVDFALDRTRHGATDASRVVLLPPGVPHDGRTVNPAGFRKRVLYLSTDVLPARLAGKAVAGPILGDPALRARVHRLHGTLRDQDDALEAQSRLAFVRERLLVHLDAHRVRPPGREGDRLAARLRELLDARIADGLTLDEATTLLHAHPTHLIRSFSRTYGLPPHTYLTGLRIDRARRLLLAGERPVAVASAVGFYDQAHLNRHFKRHLGVTPVAYARRNGRSR, from the coding sequence GTGGACGGCCCCGAGATCCATCAGGTGGACGCGTGGCGCCCGGGGGTGCCGGGCATCACGGAGGTGCTGCACGCGCACTTCACGGACCACGCCTACCCCGTGCACACCCACACCACGTGGGACCTGATGCTGCTGGACGACGGCGTGGTCGACTTCGCGCTGGACCGCACCCGCCACGGCGCGACGGACGCCAGCCGGGTCGTCCTCCTTCCACCCGGCGTCCCGCACGACGGCCGGACGGTCAACCCGGCGGGCTTCCGCAAGCGCGTGCTGTACCTGAGCACGGATGTGCTGCCCGCCCGGCTGGCCGGAAAGGCCGTGGCCGGCCCGATCCTCGGCGACCCGGCGCTGCGCGCCAGGGTGCACCGGCTGCACGGGACCCTGCGCGACCAGGACGACGCGCTCGAAGCGCAGTCACGGCTCGCCTTCGTCCGGGAGCGGCTGCTGGTCCACCTCGACGCCCACCGGGTACGGCCCCCGGGCCGCGAGGGGGACCGCCTCGCCGCTCGGCTGCGGGAACTCCTCGACGCCCGGATCGCCGACGGCCTCACCCTCGACGAGGCCACCACGCTCCTGCACGCCCACCCCACCCACCTGATCCGCAGCTTCTCCCGCACCTACGGCCTGCCGCCGCACACGTACCTCACCGGGCTGCGGATCGACCGCGCCCGGCGGCTGCTCCTCGCCGGCGAGCGGCCGGTCGCGGTCGCCTCGGCCGTCGGCTTCTACGACCAGGCCCACC